Genomic window (Candidatus Zixiibacteriota bacterium):
ACCGACAAAGATCACCTCGGAATCTGAAACACCGGTCTTCTGTTTGAGATCTTCGTAGCTGGCCAGTTTGTCATGCTGTTGATACAGCAAATCGATCCGAAGCTCTCTGGCGCGGGTATCAGTAGCCGGGGACTGCCTTGAAGAGATAATCGCCAGCTGAAGCTTTATCTGGCGGGCAAACCAGGTCGCCAGCCCGTCACCGATATCGAAACGCTTGAACTCGGCACCATCGGGACCTATATAAATCTTATCATCGGTCAGGACACCATCGACATCCATTATCATCAATTTTGCTTTTTTCAGTTTTTTGAGAAGTTCGGATTTCTTCAGAGGTGGCATATCATCTTTCCCGTATTTCACGTATTTTTTTAATGAAGTTTTCGAATTCTGATAACGGCAACTGGCTGTGCGCATCAGACAATGCTCGATCTGGTTCGGGATGAGTTTCAATAAACAGGGCATCACATCCGACGGCAACCGCGGCCCTGGCCAGCGGAAGTATAAACTCAGGTTGTCCACCCGATACACCTGAAGCACCCGACGGCAGTTGTACTGAATGGGTGCAGTCGAACACAAGCGGGTGACCGAACTTGCGCATTATGACCAGCGAACGGAAATCGACCACGAGGTTGTGATAACCGAACGAGGCTCCCCGCTCTGTCAGCATGACATTGTCGTTGCCTGCCATGACAGCCTTCTCAGCGGCATTTTTCATATCCCCCGGAGCCATAAACTGCCCCTTCTTGATATTGACCACCTTTCCGCTTTTGGCGGCGGCCTTTATCAGGTCGGTCTGACGGCATAGAAAAGCCGGAATCTGCAGTACATCGACCACAGGTGCAACAATTTCGACTTCCTGTTCGGTATGAACATCGGTAATGATCGGAAGCTCGAACTCGGTCTTGGCCTTATGCAGAATCTTGAGAGCTTTTTCGATTCCGAGAGTGTCGAATGAATCAAAAGATGTTCGGTTGGCTTTCTTATATGATGATTTGAAAATCAGAGGGAAACTGAACTTTTCCGACAAAAGCTTCAGCCCCTCCGCAGTTTTGAGGATAATATCTTCTGATTCGACCGCACAGGGTCCGGCAATGATCGCCAGCGGTTCGGTCTCACCCAGCGAGAACTTGTCAATTTTGATTTTCATCGACTTTGGCGTAGATCGTGCTGTCTTCGGCCGATTCATCTTTTTTCTTGCGATGTTTCAAGGCGGCTGCGACAAAATCGCGGAAGAGCGGATGAGCCTTGGAGGGCCTAGATTTCAATTCCGGATGAAACTGCACACCCACGAACCAGGGGTGATCCTTGTGTTCGACGATTTCGACCAGTCGCTTGTCGGGAGAAAGACCGGCGATAACCATCCCGTTTTTGGTCAGCACATCGCGGTATTTATTATAGAATTCATAGCGATGGCGATGGCGTTCATGGATAACATCACGGCCGTAAGCCTTGTTTGAGAAACTGCCTTTAGCCAGATGGCATTCATAGGTTCCGAGTCGCATGGTACCGCCCATCTCGGTCACATTCTCCTGGTCAGGCATCATGTGTATTACCGGGTGATCGGTCTCACGGTCGAATTCGAAACTGTTGGCATCCTCCATACCCGGAATCTCGCGGGCGATTGCTATCACAGCACAATGCATCCCGAGACAGATTCCCAGAAACGGTATCTTGCGGTCCTTGGTGAAATGAATCGCTTCGATTTTGCCCTCGATTCCCCGTTCTCCGAAACCGCCTGGTATCAGGAGACCGTCAAGACCCTTGAGATATATCTCAGCGCCATTTTGCTTGATATTTTCAGAGGAGACCCAGACCAGCTCGACGGAGGTGTCATTTTCAACCCCGGCATGGGTGAACGCCTCTATAATAGACTTATACGCGTCCTTGAGCTTGACATACTTGCCACAGATGCCGATCCGCACTTTATACCTGGGGTTTTTGATTTTGTTCACCCAATTACGATAATCACCCAGGTCGGGTGGACGGCAGAACAGCTTGAGATGCTGGGTCACGAGATCATCGAGACCTTCATCATGTAAAAGTAGTGGTACTTCATATATCGTCCTGGCGTCAATCGCCTGCATTACAGCGGTCGGAGAAACATTACAGAACAGCCCGATCTTCTCTTTGACATCGGGCGTCAACTGTTTAACAGTACGGCACAAGAGTATATTAGGTTGAATACCGATTTCACGCAGGGCCTTGACCGAATGCTGGGTCGGCTTGGTCTTGATCTCGCCGGCTGACTCAATAAACGGAACCAGGGTGAGGTGGATATAAAGAGTATTCTCAGGGCCTTCCTCGAGTCCCATCTGGCGGATCGCTTCTAAAAACGGCAGTCCTTCAATGTCGCCGACAGTACCGCCGACCTCAATTATGATGACATCGACCCCGCCGTTGAGCTTGCTGAGCTTGCGCACCCGGTTCTTGATCTCGTTGGTGATATGCGGAATCACCTGTACTGTCGCGCCCAGGTAATCGCCCTTGCGTTCACGCGAGATCACCGTATTGTAGATCGCGCCCGAGGTGACATTGTTGTCGATCGTCAGGTTTTCATCGGTGAAACGCTCATAATGCCCCAGATCCAGATCGGTCTCCGAACCGTCGTCGAGCACGAACACCTCGCCATGCTGAAACGGATTCATCGTACCCGGATCGACATTAAGGTAGGGATCGAGTTTCATGATATTGACTTTGAGTCCCCGCTTTTTGAGAAGAAGCCCCAGCGATGCTGAGGAGATACCTTTGCCCAGTGCGGATGCTACCCCGCCGGTCACAAAGATATATTTGGTTTTGCCATCAGCCGCCATTTTAATTGTCCTGTAATTTTAGTTTACCCTCAGCTGTTTTTATATCAGATTTTCTATTGATACTTATATAATCGTTCTTCGTAAACGCCACCGAGATAATTCCGCCGTGCTCCAAAATTCTCAGTTGCTCCAGCTTCTCGGCTTTTTCCAGCGGGGTCGGTTTAAGTTCCGCGAATTTTTGCAGGAACTTGTACCGAAAAGCGTAGACGCCGACGTGACCGTAATACTCTACCCTGCCTTTGACACCGTCGGCTTTGCAGGGAATCGGACAGCGCGAAAAATACAGCGCGCGTTTCCAATTATCAACAACAACTTTCACATTATCATTGTTTTCGATTTCTTTGGCTTTCAATAGACGAGCTACAGTGCCGGCCCAGGCGTATTTGTCTCCCTCGACCGCCTTAATCGAAAGCCTGATCAGTTCGGCATCGGCGCCGATTTCATCGCCCTGAATATTGACAACTATTTTGGGCTTATACTTAGCGACCGCCTCGGCTACACGTTCACTTCCACAGCTGTGTTTTTTATCCGAGATAACGCATTCAGCTCCGATCGATTCGGCGAAATCAGCGATTTTCTTGTCATCGGTGGCGATTATCAGCTTGTCCAGCATACGGCTGCGTTTTGCCCCGTTATAGACCCATTCCGCCAGCGGGCGCCCCTTGATCTTATGCAAAGCCTTGCCCGGGAATCGCTTAGAGCCCATCCGGAGCGGTATTACTCCCACAGTTTTCACGATTTTATTACCCTTGGTACTTTAAATAGTTTGTTTTCGGTCCCTGGAGCGTTTTTAAGCGCTTCTTCGACATCCATTGAAGCCTGGATCCGGTCTTCCCTGAGAGGTTGGATATGCTCGGTAGTTTCATCATCCGGCAATTCAGGCGACTCTTGTTCGATATTCCTCAGTTTAGTCATATAGGCGGTGATTTCTTTTAAATCCGAACGCAGATTGGCCGTTTCATCGGCGCTAATCTCTAGTCGTATCAATTCCGCCAGATGTTCAACTCGTTTAGAATCCATTGTCATGAAAAGTCCTCGGGCTGAATTTAGATGAAATTCAATAAAAGTCAAGAATCGAAAAAAATATCCGCTCTGATACGAGTAAGTCACTATGATGGTATAACTTAAGTCGGAGGCGTCACTTCATCGCACGGCGCCTGGCCTTGATTTCCTGACGGGCCTTGTTGTGCTGGGCGTTGGTTTTTGAGAAGATATGCTCACCGGTGACATCGGCCACGAAAAAGAGATAATCGGTATCATCAGGGTACAAAGAAGCCAGG
Coding sequences:
- a CDS encoding HAD hydrolase family protein, which codes for MPCLLKLIPNQIEHCLMRTASCRYQNSKTSLKKYVKYGKDDMPPLKKSELLKKLKKAKLMIMDVDGVLTDDKIYIGPDGAEFKRFDIGDGLATWFARQIKLQLAIISSRQSPATDTRARELRIDLLYQQHDKLASYEDLKQKTGVSDSEVIFVGNDLLDIPLMKIVGIKICTANSIQSLKRVCHYITKNPGGESAIREIIDLVLKSRGLKEEDFLK
- the kdsA gene encoding 3-deoxy-8-phosphooctulonate synthase codes for the protein MKIKIDKFSLGETEPLAIIAGPCAVESEDIILKTAEGLKLLSEKFSFPLIFKSSYKKANRTSFDSFDTLGIEKALKILHKAKTEFELPIITDVHTEQEVEIVAPVVDVLQIPAFLCRQTDLIKAAAKSGKVVNIKKGQFMAPGDMKNAAEKAVMAGNDNVMLTERGASFGYHNLVVDFRSLVIMRKFGHPLVFDCTHSVQLPSGASGVSGGQPEFILPLARAAVAVGCDALFIETHPEPDRALSDAHSQLPLSEFENFIKKIREIRER
- a CDS encoding CTP synthase — protein: MAADGKTKYIFVTGGVASALGKGISSASLGLLLKKRGLKVNIMKLDPYLNVDPGTMNPFQHGEVFVLDDGSETDLDLGHYERFTDENLTIDNNVTSGAIYNTVISRERKGDYLGATVQVIPHITNEIKNRVRKLSKLNGGVDVIIIEVGGTVGDIEGLPFLEAIRQMGLEEGPENTLYIHLTLVPFIESAGEIKTKPTQHSVKALREIGIQPNILLCRTVKQLTPDVKEKIGLFCNVSPTAVMQAIDARTIYEVPLLLHDEGLDDLVTQHLKLFCRPPDLGDYRNWVNKIKNPRYKVRIGICGKYVKLKDAYKSIIEAFTHAGVENDTSVELVWVSSENIKQNGAEIYLKGLDGLLIPGGFGERGIEGKIEAIHFTKDRKIPFLGICLGMHCAVIAIAREIPGMEDANSFEFDRETDHPVIHMMPDQENVTEMGGTMRLGTYECHLAKGSFSNKAYGRDVIHERHRHRYEFYNKYRDVLTKNGMVIAGLSPDKRLVEIVEHKDHPWFVGVQFHPELKSRPSKAHPLFRDFVAAALKHRKKKDESAEDSTIYAKVDENQN
- the kdsB gene encoding 3-deoxy-manno-octulosonate cytidylyltransferase, with amino-acid sequence MGSKRFPGKALHKIKGRPLAEWVYNGAKRSRMLDKLIIATDDKKIADFAESIGAECVISDKKHSCGSERVAEAVAKYKPKIVVNIQGDEIGADAELIRLSIKAVEGDKYAWAGTVARLLKAKEIENNDNVKVVVDNWKRALYFSRCPIPCKADGVKGRVEYYGHVGVYAFRYKFLQKFAELKPTPLEKAEKLEQLRILEHGGIISVAFTKNDYISINRKSDIKTAEGKLKLQDN
- the gatC gene encoding Asp-tRNA(Asn)/Glu-tRNA(Gln) amidotransferase subunit GatC encodes the protein MTMDSKRVEHLAELIRLEISADETANLRSDLKEITAYMTKLRNIEQESPELPDDETTEHIQPLREDRIQASMDVEEALKNAPGTENKLFKVPRVIKS